A region from the Geotrypetes seraphini chromosome 10, aGeoSer1.1, whole genome shotgun sequence genome encodes:
- the LOC117368625 gene encoding olfactory receptor 2K2-like has translation MKSENQTFTLEFILLGVSDRPELERILFAVFFLVYLVTLCTNVLIIMVVLLNRHLQSPMYFFLCNLSFLDICYASTNIPKPLKNFLSERKTISFSGCAAQMYIALALGETECLLLMIMACDRYFAICRPLNYTTIMNRVVCIKIAICTWISGFLLAVIYVAFTLSLPFCGHNRINHFTCEVTAVLRLACTDIRLIEVVIFVVGVLILIIPLSFILYTYIHILVAILKIHSVNGRCKAFSTCTSHLTVVVIFYGSCIFVYMRPHSMVSPENDKIISLFYGAIIPMLNPLIYTLRNNEVKEALWKRRKRITLSSNK, from the coding sequence ATGAAAAGCGAGAACCAAACATTCACCCTTGAATTCATTCTACTGGGAGTTTCGGACCGGCCAGAGCTAGAACGAATCCTATTTGCGGTCTTCTTTCTAGTGTATCTGGTCACCCTTTGCACCAATGTGCTCATCATCATGGTTGTCCTGCTGAACCGTCACCTCCAAAGCCCCATGTACTTCTTCCTCTGCAACCTTTCCTTCCTGGATATCTGTTACGCCTCCACAAACATTCCGAAGCCGCTGAAGAACTTTCTTTCAGAGAGGAAAACCATTTCTTTCAGTGGTTGCGCAGCTCAAATGTACATCGCTCTCGCACTGGGGGAGACAGAGTGTCTTCTCCTCATGATCATGGCGTGTGATCGCTACTTCGCCATATGTCGTCCTTTGAACTATACGACCATCATGAACAGAGTAGTGTGCATAAAGATAGCCATCTGTACCTGGATAAGTGGTTTCCTACTAGCGGTGATCTATGTAGCGTTCACATTGTCATTACCATTCTGTGGACACAATAGAATCAACCACTTTACATGTGAGGTTACAGCGGTTTTGAGATTAGCTTGCACAGATATTCGCCTTATAGAAGTAGTGATTTTTGTAGTAGGGGTTCTGATCCTCATCATTCCTCTTTCCTTCATTCTCTATACATACATCCACATTCTAGTTGCCATCTTGAAAATCCACTCTGTTAACGGAAGATGCAAAGCCTTTTCTACCTGCACCTCCCACTTGACAGTGGTCGTTATCTTCTATGGAAGTTGCATATTTGTATACATGAGGCCTCATTCAATGGTGTCACCTGAGAATGACAAAATCATTTCCCTGTTTTATGGAGCCATCATCCCCATGCTGAATCCTCTCATCTATACTTTGCGGAACAATGAAGTGAAGGAAGCCTTGtggaagagaagaaaaaggatCACTCTGTCATCCAATAAATAG